In Shewanella psychrotolerans, the genomic stretch GATAAAAAATAGCAACCCTTAGGTTGCTATTTTTATGCCTGCAAAACTTTAATTACGATTGCCTTTTTCTGGCATTATCTCAACGATCATCCATCGGTTTTTCACTTTGCGTAACCGAATGGTGCGATCATCAATCCAATCTTCGCTGCCTCTTATTCCTGTCAGTTTTACAATAACGGTGACATCTTTAGTAAATTTGCGGAAGAAGTCGATATCAATCTCTTCAATTTCAAGGGTAACGTCAGTCATTGTTAGGTTAAGTACATGTCGTTGCACTGCTGAAGCGATGTAATAGTGCGACAGCACTTCTTGCATGGGTTCATCGACAAACTGTTTGGCTTGTTCAACGTTTCTGTCGACATAGATAGCTTGAAAGAATCCTAACGATACTTGCTCAGGTGATTGTAAGCCGTTCATTGTTTCTGATTCTTGGCTACAGCCAGTAATTAAGACTGCCAGTATAAAAAGGATATATTTCATATATTTCAACAACAGGGATTTGATATTAGTATCGCGATTATACTCATACTTATCAAGGGAGAAAAATGGCTATGGATGGAACATCTTGGACAGAGAAGAGATGAGTATTAATAAGATGCGGTTTATGGAATAGGCTATTTTCGTTTTTTTCGCGGTGCAGCGCTTAATTTTTCTTGACTTAAATTACCAGATCCGTCATATCTGAATAAGTCATCTAGTATGGTTATCCACAGAATCTGTGGACAACTATGTTGAAGAGTAGATGCATAACTCTTAAGTCATTGAGCTTAATTGTTATTTTTTTCTGGTCAAATTTTGACGCATTAGCGCTTTTGGGGATATTTTAACCAATTTACTTATTGGTATAAGCGACCCTAAGCCCATCCTAGGCTGGCAATATCTAAGGCCTGACCTCCCATTCCACTTGAGAAGTACTGTGGTGAAGTGAGACAAGTGCATGTTTCACTTTAGACCCTATTATTTCAGTGTCATTACCATATTAGGGTCTATTTACATTAACAAAATTTGATTTTTTGTTCAGTAAAACAAGTTAATCTTGTGGTTTAAGTTTGCAGCGCAATAACGTGTGCCCTAAACCGATATTATCTATATCTTCATCTATATAAAGTCCTGCTTGGGAGATCAATTTAAGCATCTCTTTCGAGTGATACATACGGCTGTTGCCGTTAGCCATGGCGGTAAAGTAGAGAGAGGTTGCATTTACACAGTAAGCGCCAGCTTCAAACGGCTGCCTATCCCAATAGGTTTCTAAAATGCATAGCTCGCTACTGGAATGCATATTGGCGGCTGTATTGCGTAAGATAGTGAGAATTTGTTCTTCGCTAAAGCAATCTAAGAACTGACTCATCCAATAGAGATCACCACCAGAACAAAAAGGACTGTTCTCGTCTAAAAGATCACATTCAAAACCGCGAATTCGATCGAGAAGGTTATGTTGCTTTGCGTTGGATAAGGCAACGCGAAGTTGACCGGGTAGATCCATAATAGTGACAATGACATCGGTATCATAAGTGGTACAGGCAAGCGCCCATTTACCCGTATTTCCACCAATATCCACAATGGATTTAGGTTTATTCTTAAAAATTAATGGTAGCAATGCATCAAATGCGTGATCAGAATAATAGTGGTCAAAGTCAAACCAGCTTTTTTTAACTTGCTTGGGTAGCTCGCTTAAACTTGGATAGATAGTTGGCCAATCTCCAAAGGTTTTAAGGCCGTTGGCTTTTCCTTCAACTAGCGAAGACTCTAGTTCAAACAGGCCTTGATAGCAGACATCATGGATGAAATTGAGGTTCGTTTGCGCCATGTTGTCGTGAAGCATGAAATGGCCAATTTTATCTAGGTGGTACTGTTCACCCTCTTGCCATAGCAATCCCATACTTAAGCCCATATCCAATAGCACGGTTACCGCGTACTCAGACAGATTACAATGAGATGTGATGTGCTCCTTCGTAGCGTTTATGCCGTTTGCACTGTCGATATATTTCAAAATACCGAATTTTAGTAAACAACGTGCAACTTGGAATGCAACTGGGGCGAAGGCTATTTTTTGAGCTTCAAATTTTGCGTCAAATGCGTTGATAGATTTTGGTTTTTGGTAAAATGTCATGGGTAAAGAGGCTCAGTAGGTACGAGATAAACAATTGCTCATTGGACTTTACTCCTATCTTCTACTCGAGGCATCAGGCAAGTTATTGTTACTCGACCTAGCTCTCGAAATTATTAGGGCATGTTGATCTGTTGAGCTGATTGTTGTTCGAGTCAAACGATTTAAGTACGAGTTTCGAGCTAGGTTACCGATCTGCTTAAGTTAAAAAAACTAACTTCGAAGGAAGTAATAGAATAATCAAGATGTAAAACCCTGTGTTGAGGAGTTGCTGCCGTTACGTTATGTCGGGAGAAGAACACATAGATCAGATAGCGAGGCTAGAGGTGTTGCCATTTTAGAAGCCACTTTTAGGCTAATCGTTAAAAAAGGGAACCGCAGCGTTTGTCATCGCGCCGTCGCGTTGGAGGAAAATACGCTCTTGGCTTGGACAACCTATTATTTTAACGATATTAACGATCTCATTAGTGATGCTTTGACTTAGTTTGCCGAAAAAGAAACGTATGCGGAACAATGCACTTGAACAAAATAGTTTTGAGCTATTATAAATTCTTAACCTGGCGGGTAACGAAGTACCTTTAACGTGCTTACCGATAATTTAACGTTTTATATTTGTGAACACATTAAAGCGCTGGTCAGTCACTGAGATGATCGTATACTGGGCGGCCTCCCATGAAGTAGCGCTGCGAAATATACAGTCCTTAGACAAAGCTTTGCCAATTACCATCGAGCAGTGCTTTGTGCAACACGGCTCCTCCCAAGTGATAGTAGAGGCGTATTAAGTTAGGTTTAATTCGTTGGGTTGAGTATCAAATTGCAGTTATCGGTAAATGAGGTGAAGCCCAACTTAATGACATCATTTCTGTTTACATTAACAATATTTTTACCGGCGCAATAAAAAAGCCCTATTAGTTATCTTACCAATAGGGCTTTAATTCATCGCCGAATGTTACTGAACGTTCTCAGCATCTCCAAATTGGCCTTGGAATAGTACTGACGAGAGATAACGCTCTGCTGCTGAAGGTAGAATAACAACGATGTTTTTACCTTCAAACTCAGGCAATGCCGCGATACGGTTTGCTGCGACAACCGCTGCACCAGAAGAGATACCGACTAAAATACCTTCCTCTTTCATTAAGCGTTGTGCCATTTCGATAGCGTCTTCATTGCTTACTGCTTCAACGCGATCAACCATTTCTAAATCTAAGTTACCAGGGATAAAGCCTGCACCAATACCTTGGATCTTATGTGGGCCAGGTTGTACGGTTTGTCCCGCCAATGTTTGCGCGATCACAGGTGAGTCAACCGGTTCTACAGCGACAGAGGTAATGGCTTTGCCTTGGACATTTTTAATATAACGGCTGATACCTGTGATGGTTCCACCTGTACCGACACCTGCGACCACAACATCGACTTCACCGTCGGTGTCGTTCCAGATCTCTGGTCCAGTTGTTTTCTCATGGATCTCTGGGTTTGCAGGGTTATCAAATTGACCGAGGATGAGGTACTTCTCTGGAGCAGATTGGCGAAGCTCTTCTGCTTTATCTATAGCCCCTTTCATCCCTTTAGCGCCTTCGGTAAGCACGAGGTTTGCACCTAGCGCTTTAAGCAATTTACGACGCTCTAGGCTCATGGTATTTGGCATAGTCAGGGTGAGCTTGTAACCACGCGCTGCAGCAACATAAGCTAGTGCGATACCCGTGTTACCCGATGTTGGTTCTATAAGCTCTTTATCTTTAGTGAGTAAGCCTTTTTTCTCAGCATCCCATATCATGTTTGCGCCGATACGACATTTAACGCTAAAGCTTGGGTTACGCGCTTCAACTTTTGCGAGCACCTGGCCGTTGCTAACGCGGTTTAGGCGAACAAGAGGTGTATTACCAATAGTATGTGAATTATCTTCGAAAATTTTACTCATGGATTGCTTGCTCCTTAATTTATACAGCTAAATCATAGTGTGCTTTTGCTGCTTTAGAAATCATAGTTTAATCTTCTTTATTCCATTTAGTTATTAATGATGTGATATCTATCATAATTAGAAAATGTTTAACGCTAGTGTAAAACGGATCGGATTGCTAAGTTAGTGATTAAAAATAGTTTCGTTATTTATATCGTCAAGATATATTGCCGATTTACTCACATGGAGTGGATGCGTGAGCCCGACTAAAGACCCTAAAACAATGGTAACTCCATTTGCATTTAATATTGCGCCTAGCGTGTTGTATACGCCACTAGCCTCACCATTAAAACGTGGCATTGCTATTGCGATAGATGGTTTGTTAATTAGCGTATTGGCCGAGCAGGCTGGTTGGCTATTCATTCTATTGGTTGGTTTAACCCTATTGATTGAGCGTAGAAGCCATCAAATTGGTAAAGCGTTTAAATGGGCGCTCTATTTATCGATGTTGCTGATGACCATTTGGGTTACTAGCGATAATTTGATTGAATATAAACGTGACTCAAACGTTAAAAGCGAATCAATTGACGACCCCATAGGGATACGCGATCCGAGTGTGGCGGCCTCATTAAAAATCTTACCCGATATTTTGGGGTTAACGATGTGTGAAATACGTTCTTGTGCAGACACCAAGCTTGCGACTTTACTGATACGGGTAAATAGCATGTCGATCAGTGTGCAAGAGAAGCGGCAGATGCTGCTGCAGATCATCTCCGAACTTGAGCTTTCTCAAGATGATATTAACGCCTTGTCACAACAAGTCCTAGAGAAGTTTCCTAAAACGCTTGATGCTGAGTCCTCTAAGCTGATAGATGCTCAAGTCGATGCAGATCAGAGCCAGCGGTTGCTGGCCGATACCACTTCTCAATCGACTCGTTCTAAATCCGCTAGCGTTCAATCTACAGATTTAGAATCCACTACTGCTGATTACGCTGAAATATCGAGTACTGCTGAGTTTTCGGTGACGCCAGAAGAGCCAGTAGTTAAAGAGGTGGCTCAACAAGATAATCCTGTTCTTCTGTCGCAATATGATCTAGAGGACAATGACAATGAGAAGCAGCCTTATAGTGTACTCGGATGGGCCAAAGGGTTACTTAATGATCTTGGCTTAGGTTTTGGTTGGGCAGCGTTTTATTTTACCGTGTTTACCGCTTGGTTTGACGGGCAAACATTAGGTAAGAAGTTACTTAATATTCGGGTTATTCAGCTTGATGCCTCGGCTATTTCGCTGTGGGATGCCTTTGGTCGATATGGTGGCTATGGTGCGGGTTTTGCCACAGGCTTACTTGGTTTCTTGCAGATCTATTGGGATGCTAACCGTCAGGCTATCCAAGATAAAATTTCGGCGACTGTGGTGATCGACTTGTCCAAGCAGAAAGTAAGCCCGTCAGAGATCTCAGAGCCTGAACAAGTTGGCTAGATGATGAAAAGTGAAAAAGATGATTGCGCCACGCTCAATCTCGATGAATATGTTAGTACTTACAACAACCAGGCATAACTGACTTTCATAAAATAGGTTTGCTCATCGCGTGTGAGCGAATCTATCTCATCATTACGACGCATGCCGTCTGAGTAACCTAAGTAAAACACACTTTGCGGGTTGAGCTTATAGCCATAGAGTACCTCATTGCCGAGCTCCGCATACTGAGCTTGCGGAGTGCTGTAGAGGTACATGGATGGATCACGTTGGATGTTGGTATAGATACTCGATATGCGGATAAATTGATTGATGGTCATGTACCAATTTAGGCGGATATCGGTCAAGTTGGCGCTAAACAATTCATTGTCTTCGATATCCAAAGTGCGATAAATATGTGAGAGATCTAACGAGAGTGAGTCTGTCAACTTCCACACCAACCCTGGGTTGAGCATCAGCTCAGTGCCTAAACGGTCGTTGGCAAAATCGATGGCATCGCCATAATTGATATCTAGTTCCAGTTTTAATGCACTAAGTGGAGTGATATTGCTGTAAAACCAGCCCATCTGTTCGTTAAAAAGCTGAGTATTGTCATCAATGGCGAGACTGGCGCCATTGTGGCGAGGACCGACTCTGTCACGTTGCACATAACCAAATGCAGTGTAGCTTTGCATAGCCCCTTCCATCTCGATCATCGCTTCTGTTTCACGTTCTAACAGTTCGCCCGCTTGGTTATGGGTATTGTCCCAATCGCCACGCAGTGACACATATGAGAGCAGACTAGAATTAGGGTACCAATTATACCCGCCGCCAATGACGGCTTTTGTCATATCGACTTTGTCGATGAAACCCAGATCGGCACGAAATTCATCGCCGACAGATTCATACTGACCAAAGGCATACCAATTTCTGCGCTTATGTTCATATTTGATTTTGTAATAACTGTCGTTGAGCTTGTCGTCGATTTGGGTGCGTAACACTCGCTCATTGATGCCGCAGTGGCCCAAATCACAATTGATTTGTGGTTCACAATCCTCGCTATTACAAAATGAGCGGTAGAGGGTGTCAGGATAAAGGGTATCCGAGTAGGCATACTGGGCCGTTAAGGTGTCTTGCTCCGTTGGTTGATATTTTATGTCACTGCTGGCCACATAGTTATGGTAATCATCACTGGTTTTTGCGGTGACGATAGTGCCAACAGAGAGTGCATCACTGAGATCGGCGCGGTAGCGGCCTGCCAAGTTATAGCTGGTGCTATCGAGGGTGGCGATATCCGAGCTTAAATTACCTGGCACCAAAAAATTGGTTTGAGTGTCGTTGGTCAACATGAAACCAAAGGTATGCTGGTCTACCTTGCTGGTGAGCTTTACGCCATAATCGGGAGAGACAATGTTGCGGGTATGTACCAGTGACATTTGCGAATCAAAATAATCTTTATTGTCGAGGAAAAAAGCGCGCTTCTCGGGAAAGAACAAGGCAAATGTGCTGTTAATGTCCAGCTGGCCTGCATCCGCTTCAACTTGAGAAAAGTCAGGGTTAATGGTGGCATTTAGCAATGTGCTTGGTGTGATCCCCCAGCGAATATCCAGCCCCGGCTCAATGTTATCGTCGTTGTTCCAGTCGCCGACGGGATCGATATCACGTGTGCCAGAGCGATTGAATACCAGTGCCGGTGTTAACTGTAAATCGCTACCCGATTCGGCTTCGTTGAGTCCTGTGGCAATGCCCATCTGGCACAGTTGGCAGCCATTATTACGGTCAATTTTGTGAGTTGAAAGTCGATGTTGTTGGTTTCTTGGGTAAAACCTTACTAGCTCTATGCCCCAAGTTTGTCGATCGAGTTGACTGTTAAAATTGAGCATCCTTAACGGGAGCTCTATCTCAACTTGATAGCCTTTAGCCGTCTTTTTGCCAGCGCTGTACCAGATCCCATCCCAAGCATCGCTTTCTTGACCCGTGAGTTCATTCTCTATGGAGTCCATCTGTACACCATAGGGATTGATAAAAAACTGGTAGGCTAAGCGTGAGTCGTTAAAAGTATCTAATTTTATTCCCACCAGATCGTCGCCCCAAACGCCATCACGATCGGCAAAGTTGGCTCGCACCCTATCACTGGTTTCATTGGAATCGGGATCGAAGGCATAAAATGCCACAAACAGACTGGTTTTGGTGGCAAATATTTTCGCTTCTGTCTCCACTGGAGCTAGGGTATTTTCGCCAGGGTTGGTTTCAAACCTTAGTTTTGTGGTGGCTGCGTTTTGCCATACGCTATCATCCAATTCACCGTCAATGACTGCAGCTGTTTCGAGCGTTGGAAGCGTTAGTTGAAATTGTTCAGCACTGCCACCAAGCGCTGTAAAAGGTAGGATTAGGCCGCAAAGCGCAAGCCAAAAAAGTCGCAATGTTCGTTTCATAAATAATTATAATTGTCTATAAGCAGGTTGTTGTACAGATGTGGCGCTATTGTGACAGAAAACAGAGCGTTAATTGATAGCTAATTGTTACAAAAGGTGTGAATTTGACCGTTTTAAGCTGAGGTAAAACCAGTGTTGTCACATCATATTGCGATGTGACAACGTTTAGCTGGCGCGTTAGTCTGGGGCGATCTGGTCGTTTTTATAGGCAACGCGGTATTTATCGACCCACATAGAGGTTGCACCACATATTGCCACTGGCATCACGATAAAGTTAACGATTGGGATCATCGAAAATAGCGTGACGGCTGCGCCAAAACTAAAGCTACTGCCTTTAGTCTGATTAAGGGCAAATTTCATATCTTGAAACGGTACCTTGTGGTTATCGAATGGATAATCACAGTATTGAATTGCCATCATCCAAGCACTGAACAGGAACCACAACACAGGGGCTGCAGTTTGACCGATCAAAGGCACCCAAAATAAGATCAGGAACACTAAAGCCCTTGGCAGATAATATTTAAGCTTTATCCATTCGCGCCCAAGAATACGGGGTAAATCCTTAATTAAATCTGTGGTCGTGCCGGTGTTGAGGTTTTTACCGGTAAGAAATTGTTCGACTTTTTCTGCGAGCAAGCCATTAAAGGGAGCGGCTATCCAGTTCATGACCGAGCTGAACACAAAGGATAAGACAACTAACAAGGTCAATACGGCGAGTGGCCATAGTAAAAAGTTCAGCCAGCTCAAATAATCGGGCAGTTGGCTACTCACCCAAGTAAATACCTGTTCAAGTTGACCAATCGCAAAATAGATCACAGCGCTAAACAGGATGAGGTTGACCGCCAAGGGAATAAACACAAATCGTCTTAATCCGGGCTGCTTTATCAGTCTAAAGCCATCTAGAAAATAGTTCACGCCACTTTTGGACGCAGAGCTTGCTTTTTGATTCATAGTGTTATCAATATCATCGTTATCTGTGTTAGTCATGATTGTGTGTCAGCGTAGATCTAAAAACAAGAGTGAAATGGGCCTGTTAGCGATAAAAAACGTTACAAAATGCGGCATGCTTTGCTAAAGTGACACCCAATAATAACAGGTGCATTTTAAGTGCCTCCAAGGATAACGACCTAACGGGCTCAATGAGACTCAAACAGATAAAACTTGCTGGATTTAAGTCGTTTGTCGATGTTACTAAAATCCCTTTTAATCAACCATTAACTGCCATTATTGGGCCAAACGGCTGCGGTAAATCCAATGTGATTGATGCCGTTCGTTGGGTATTAGGCGAAAGCTCTGCGAAAAACCTGCGTGGTGATTCGATGACCGATGTCATTTTTAATGGTTCATCGGCCCGCAGACCTGTGTCTGTTGCGAGTGTCGAACTCTCTTTTGATAATCAAGAAGGCAGATTAGCTGGGCAATACGCAAGTTACCAAGAGATCGCGGTTAAGCGTCAAGTCAGCCGCGATGGCGATTCCTCCTATTTTCTTAATGGTCAAAAGTGCCGCCGTAAAGATATTACCGATCTGTTTATGGGCACAGGCCTTGGTCCTCGCAGTTATGCGATTATCGAACAGGGGACTATCTCTCGGCTGATCGAATCAAAACCTCAGGAGTTGAGGGTCTTTATCGAGGAAGCGGCGGGTATTTCTCGCTATAAGGAGCGCCGCCGTGAAACCGAAAATCGTATTCGCCATACCCGTGAAAATCTCGAGCGCTTAGGCGATATTCGTCAAGAACTAGGACGACAAATCGATAAGCTTGCAGAACAAGCTCAAGCGGCTAAACAGTATCGGGAATTAAAACAGACCGAACGTCGTCAAGACGCAGAGCTCAATGTGTCTCGTTTGCTTGAGTTACAGGCGCAATTAGAAAAGCTTACCGCTGAAATAACCGCGCAAGAACTTAAAAAGAGTGAGTTGGATGCGGGGAATCAATCACTGCAAGGTCAAGCGACTGAGCTTAAGCTCAAACTCGAAGAGCTCGATCAAGATGAACATAGTCAAGTCGAAGCGTTTTATATTAATGCCACCCAAATCGCCAAACTGGAACAGTCGCTTAAACATCGCCAGCAGCAAGACGAGCATTTAAAAAAGCAACTTGCTACCACGCAACAAAAGTTGGCGTTAACTCAAGCTCAGTGGCAGGCGCTTGATGTAGCGTCAACGACACTCGATGAGCGTTATCAGTCGGCGGTTGCTCAGCAGCAAGATGCGCAGCAACGCATAGCGCTTATCGACGAGCAGATGAGCGAGGCTCAATTGAGTCTCGAGCAGCACAGTGAAAGCTTCACTCGGGTGAAGCAGGAACAGCATCAGCATCAATTGCAATTTCAAGGTGCTCAGTCTGAATATAAACATCTAACCAGTAATCTTGCTCAAAAATTACAGCAAAAATCGGCACTACAGAGTCAATTGAGTAAGCTGAGTTCGGTTGATGGCGAGACGACATTGCAATTGCAGCAGAGTCAATGTGATAGCTTAATCGCGCAATGTGAGCAGTTAACATTCAGTAATCAGCAAAAAACTCAGCAGCTCACAGCGTTAGAGCAACAAGATAAACGTTTGCAGCAACAAATCGATGCGCTATCTCAATCGTTGGCCGAGGAGCGAGGTCGTTTTAATATTGTTGAGCGATTGCTTCCTCATGTTGAAGAGACTGGCAGCCGTGCATTATGGCAAAGCCTCGACGTTGAGCCTGGTTGGGAAGTCGCGGTCGATCTGGCACTCGATGGAGTGTTGACGCAAAAGGTGGATGTCGACGAGTCACAAGTTGGCTTTAGTCAATATGCGCCCAAGCAGTGGCAAGGGGTTCGCGCGTCAGTAAACTTAGCACCATGGCTCGAACATCTACGCTGGGCAACCGATTTGGCTGGTGCTAAGGCTATGTTGGCAACGCTAGCGCCATTTGAGCGCATAGTTACCGCTGACGGTTATCTGCTTGGTCAAGGCTTTTTATTACAAAAGAGTGAGCAAAGTAGCGCATTAGTGCAGCTACAAATGGAAAAAGAGGCCCTAATCGCCAGTATCGCCAATAGCGAAGATAGCCTTCACCAGTTACGTGAACAATCTCTGGTAGTAGCCCAGCAGCTTCTCGACTGCCGCGCATTAAATCAGCAAGGTGCTACTTTACTACAAGGCGTCCAGCTAGAGCTTGAGCGAATTAGTACTCAAGTTGATGCCACAAAAGAGCG encodes the following:
- the cysK gene encoding cysteine synthase A, whose protein sequence is MSKIFEDNSHTIGNTPLVRLNRVSNGQVLAKVEARNPSFSVKCRIGANMIWDAEKKGLLTKDKELIEPTSGNTGIALAYVAAARGYKLTLTMPNTMSLERRKLLKALGANLVLTEGAKGMKGAIDKAEELRQSAPEKYLILGQFDNPANPEIHEKTTGPEIWNDTDGEVDVVVAGVGTGGTITGISRYIKNVQGKAITSVAVEPVDSPVIAQTLAGQTVQPGPHKIQGIGAGFIPGNLDLEMVDRVEAVSNEDAIEMAQRLMKEEGILVGISSGAAVVAANRIAALPEFEGKNIVVILPSAAERYLSSVLFQGQFGDAENVQ
- a CDS encoding carbohydrate binding family 9 domain-containing protein, which gives rise to MKRTLRLFWLALCGLILPFTALGGSAEQFQLTLPTLETAAVIDGELDDSVWQNAATTKLRFETNPGENTLAPVETEAKIFATKTSLFVAFYAFDPDSNETSDRVRANFADRDGVWGDDLVGIKLDTFNDSRLAYQFFINPYGVQMDSIENELTGQESDAWDGIWYSAGKKTAKGYQVEIELPLRMLNFNSQLDRQTWGIELVRFYPRNQQHRLSTHKIDRNNGCQLCQMGIATGLNEAESGSDLQLTPALVFNRSGTRDIDPVGDWNNDDNIEPGLDIRWGITPSTLLNATINPDFSQVEADAGQLDINSTFALFFPEKRAFFLDNKDYFDSQMSLVHTRNIVSPDYGVKLTSKVDQHTFGFMLTNDTQTNFLVPGNLSSDIATLDSTSYNLAGRYRADLSDALSVGTIVTAKTSDDYHNYVASSDIKYQPTEQDTLTAQYAYSDTLYPDTLYRSFCNSEDCEPQINCDLGHCGINERVLRTQIDDKLNDSYYKIKYEHKRRNWYAFGQYESVGDEFRADLGFIDKVDMTKAVIGGGYNWYPNSSLLSYVSLRGDWDNTHNQAGELLERETEAMIEMEGAMQSYTAFGYVQRDRVGPRHNGASLAIDDNTQLFNEQMGWFYSNITPLSALKLELDINYGDAIDFANDRLGTELMLNPGLVWKLTDSLSLDLSHIYRTLDIEDNELFSANLTDIRLNWYMTINQFIRISSIYTNIQRDPSMYLYSTPQAQYAELGNEVLYGYKLNPQSVFYLGYSDGMRRNDEIDSLTRDEQTYFMKVSYAWLL
- a CDS encoding RDD family protein — its product is MSPTKDPKTMVTPFAFNIAPSVLYTPLASPLKRGIAIAIDGLLISVLAEQAGWLFILLVGLTLLIERRSHQIGKAFKWALYLSMLLMTIWVTSDNLIEYKRDSNVKSESIDDPIGIRDPSVAASLKILPDILGLTMCEIRSCADTKLATLLIRVNSMSISVQEKRQMLLQIISELELSQDDINALSQQVLEKFPKTLDAESSKLIDAQVDADQSQRLLADTTSQSTRSKSASVQSTDLESTTADYAEISSTAEFSVTPEEPVVKEVAQQDNPVLLSQYDLEDNDNEKQPYSVLGWAKGLLNDLGLGFGWAAFYFTVFTAWFDGQTLGKKLLNIRVIQLDASAISLWDAFGRYGGYGAGFATGLLGFLQIYWDANRQAIQDKISATVVIDLSKQKVSPSEISEPEQVG
- the cysZ gene encoding sulfate transporter CysZ, producing the protein MNQKASSASKSGVNYFLDGFRLIKQPGLRRFVFIPLAVNLILFSAVIYFAIGQLEQVFTWVSSQLPDYLSWLNFLLWPLAVLTLLVVLSFVFSSVMNWIAAPFNGLLAEKVEQFLTGKNLNTGTTTDLIKDLPRILGREWIKLKYYLPRALVFLILFWVPLIGQTAAPVLWFLFSAWMMAIQYCDYPFDNHKVPFQDMKFALNQTKGSSFSFGAAVTLFSMIPIVNFIVMPVAICGATSMWVDKYRVAYKNDQIAPD
- a CDS encoding chromosome segregation protein SMC, with product MRLKQIKLAGFKSFVDVTKIPFNQPLTAIIGPNGCGKSNVIDAVRWVLGESSAKNLRGDSMTDVIFNGSSARRPVSVASVELSFDNQEGRLAGQYASYQEIAVKRQVSRDGDSSYFLNGQKCRRKDITDLFMGTGLGPRSYAIIEQGTISRLIESKPQELRVFIEEAAGISRYKERRRETENRIRHTRENLERLGDIRQELGRQIDKLAEQAQAAKQYRELKQTERRQDAELNVSRLLELQAQLEKLTAEITAQELKKSELDAGNQSLQGQATELKLKLEELDQDEHSQVEAFYINATQIAKLEQSLKHRQQQDEHLKKQLATTQQKLALTQAQWQALDVASTTLDERYQSAVAQQQDAQQRIALIDEQMSEAQLSLEQHSESFTRVKQEQHQHQLQFQGAQSEYKHLTSNLAQKLQQKSALQSQLSKLSSVDGETTLQLQQSQCDSLIAQCEQLTFSNQQKTQQLTALEQQDKRLQQQIDALSQSLAEERGRFNIVERLLPHVEETGSRALWQSLDVEPGWEVAVDLALDGVLTQKVDVDESQVGFSQYAPKQWQGVRASVNLAPWLEHLRWATDLAGAKAMLATLAPFERIVTADGYLLGQGFLLQKSEQSSALVQLQMEKEALIASIANSEDSLHQLREQSLVVAQQLLDCRALNQQGATLLQGVQLELERISTQVDATKERISHAQEQQRHYSDQLEALAESELIDEQRLQVIGERLAKDELQANELQKQAEMASVNHTESRALTQRLKLQRDDLVVELNKHQTLLQSLNTEIALNQQQSGQYQQQIQELTTSLEALGLELDGSHQAEDDSSSQMQQQLSAALDIQQQKQQSLDKLRAQQAELQTQLDQIVSKQKQQLAKIEHLIQAISALSLRREGIKGQADSQHALLVEHDIDVQTVKCELDSSLSLGSRQKALERTRSRIEHLGAINLAAIEEYEQQSERKHYLDSQDADLTKALNSLEEAIRKIDKETKTRFKETFDKVNQDLGVLFPKVFGGGSAHLALTDDDLLDTGVTIMARPPGKKNSTIHLLSGGEKALTALSLVFAIFRLNPAPFCMLDEVDAPLDDANVDRFCRLVKEMSQSVQFVYISHNKITMELADQLIGVTMHEPGVSRIVAVDIDEAVALADAG
- a CDS encoding methyltransferase, with amino-acid sequence MTFYQKPKSINAFDAKFEAQKIAFAPVAFQVARCLLKFGILKYIDSANGINATKEHITSHCNLSEYAVTVLLDMGLSMGLLWQEGEQYHLDKIGHFMLHDNMAQTNLNFIHDVCYQGLFELESSLVEGKANGLKTFGDWPTIYPSLSELPKQVKKSWFDFDHYYSDHAFDALLPLIFKNKPKSIVDIGGNTGKWALACTTYDTDVIVTIMDLPGQLRVALSNAKQHNLLDRIRGFECDLLDENSPFCSGGDLYWMSQFLDCFSEEQILTILRNTAANMHSSSELCILETYWDRQPFEAGAYCVNATSLYFTAMANGNSRMYHSKEMLKLISQAGLYIDEDIDNIGLGHTLLRCKLKPQD